One window of Brachybacterium ginsengisoli genomic DNA carries:
- a CDS encoding alpha-hydroxy acid oxidase, whose amino-acid sequence MVQRQVPRPAELLELMRFRRIDLDGRRRRLSSALSIDDLRTIAKRRTPAAAFDYTDGAAEREISMARSVQAFEDIEFHPSILRDVSQVDTTAQILGGSSAQPFGIAPTGFTRLMQTEGEVAGAGAAGAAGIPFTLSTLGTTSIEEVRAANPLGRNWFQLYVMTQREISYGLVERAAAAGYDTLFFTVDTPVAGARLRDVRNGFSIPPQLSLGTVVDAIPRPWWWWDFLTTAKLEFASLSETGGTVGELLNSAMDPSIDFDDLAEIRAMWPGKLAVKGVQTLEDARKLADLGVDAIVLSNHGGRQLDRAPVPFHLLPEVAREVGDDLEIILDTGIRSGADIVAAIALGADFTLIGRAYLYGLMAGGREGVDRAIAILTDEVERTMKLLQVQSLQELGPQHVTQLSRLTPLAADSRGRRAARP is encoded by the coding sequence GTGGTCCAGCGCCAGGTCCCCCGTCCCGCCGAGCTCCTCGAGCTCATGAGGTTCCGCCGCATCGATCTGGACGGGCGGCGCCGGCGGCTCTCCTCGGCGCTGTCGATCGACGATCTGCGCACCATCGCGAAGCGCCGCACCCCGGCCGCCGCCTTCGACTACACCGACGGCGCCGCCGAGCGCGAGATCTCGATGGCTCGCTCCGTCCAGGCCTTCGAGGACATCGAGTTCCACCCCTCGATCCTCCGCGACGTCTCGCAGGTGGACACCACCGCCCAGATCCTCGGCGGCAGCTCGGCGCAGCCGTTCGGCATCGCACCCACGGGCTTCACCCGTCTGATGCAGACCGAGGGCGAGGTCGCCGGCGCCGGCGCAGCGGGCGCCGCCGGGATCCCTTTCACCCTCTCCACCCTCGGCACCACCTCGATCGAGGAGGTCCGCGCCGCCAATCCGCTGGGTCGCAACTGGTTCCAGCTCTACGTGATGACGCAGCGCGAGATCTCCTACGGCCTCGTGGAGCGGGCGGCGGCGGCCGGCTACGACACCCTGTTCTTCACCGTCGACACCCCGGTCGCCGGGGCGCGGCTGCGCGACGTCCGCAACGGCTTCTCGATCCCGCCGCAGCTCAGCCTCGGCACGGTGGTCGACGCCATCCCCCGGCCCTGGTGGTGGTGGGACTTCCTGACCACCGCGAAGCTCGAGTTCGCCTCGCTCAGCGAGACCGGCGGCACCGTCGGAGAGCTCCTGAACTCGGCGATGGACCCCAGCATCGATTTCGACGACCTCGCCGAGATCCGGGCGATGTGGCCCGGGAAGCTGGCCGTCAAGGGCGTGCAGACCCTCGAGGACGCCCGGAAGCTCGCCGACCTCGGGGTCGACGCGATCGTCCTGTCCAACCACGGCGGGCGCCAGCTGGACCGCGCCCCCGTGCCCTTCCACCTGCTGCCCGAGGTGGCCCGCGAGGTCGGGGACGACCTCGAGATCATCCTCGACACCGGGATCCGCAGCGGCGCCGACATCGTCGCCGCGATCGCGCTCGGAGCCGACTTCACCCTCATCGGCAGGGCGTACCTCTACGGCCTCATGGCCGGCGGCCGGGAGGGCGTGGACCGGGCGATCGCGATCCTCACGGACGAGGTCGAGCGCACCATGAAGCTGCTGCAGGTCCAGTCCCTGCAGGAGCTCGGGCCGCAGCACGTCACCCAGCTCAGCCGCCTCACGCCGCTCGCGGCGGATTCGCGGGGGCGCCGGGCCGCGCGCCCCTGA
- a CDS encoding phosphotransferase yields the protein MHRPEEQPLSGGNATEGVVRAGDTVRKPWGPTTAAVHELMRTVAAAGVDVPAPLGRDEQGRQVQEFVPGPLAMDSPPLTPVELRRVGTVLRAIHDASEGFTPSAPTPWEPLLPVPGGGEDLICHGDLTPWNLILGERWVFIDWDGAAPSTRLWDLAYSAQAFTLNDPSARPAEAAADLAALVDGYGADAALRAQLPDAMIDRTEAMHTMLESAHREGREPWGTMFVEGHGAHWRGAADFVTEHRELFAAALSGVTGRG from the coding sequence ATGCACCGACCCGAGGAACAGCCGCTGAGCGGCGGCAACGCGACCGAGGGCGTGGTCCGTGCGGGCGACACCGTCCGCAAGCCCTGGGGGCCGACGACCGCCGCCGTCCACGAGCTGATGCGCACCGTCGCCGCCGCCGGCGTGGACGTCCCCGCCCCGCTGGGCAGGGACGAGCAGGGGCGTCAGGTCCAGGAGTTCGTGCCGGGCCCGCTCGCCATGGACTCCCCTCCCCTGACCCCTGTGGAGCTGCGGCGCGTCGGCACGGTGCTGCGCGCGATCCACGACGCCAGCGAGGGCTTCACCCCGTCGGCGCCGACGCCCTGGGAGCCGCTGCTCCCGGTGCCCGGCGGCGGAGAGGATCTGATCTGCCACGGCGACCTCACCCCGTGGAACCTCATCCTCGGGGAGCGGTGGGTGTTCATCGACTGGGACGGGGCGGCACCCAGCACGCGGCTCTGGGACCTCGCGTACTCCGCGCAGGCCTTCACCCTCAACGACCCGTCGGCGCGACCTGCGGAGGCGGCCGCCGATCTCGCCGCCCTGGTCGACGGCTACGGGGCCGATGCCGCGCTCCGCGCGCAGCTGCCGGACGCGATGATCGATCGCACCGAGGCGATGCACACGATGCTGGAATCGGCGCACCGCGAGGGCCGCGAGCCCTGGGGGACGATGTTCGTGGAGGGCCACGGCGCGCACTGGCGCGGGGCCGCGGACTTCGTCACGGAGCACCGGGAGCTGTTCGCGGCGGCGCTGAGCGGGGTCACGGGCCGGGGCTGA
- the ilvD gene encoding dihydroxy-acid dehydratase, translating into MTADDASAPAADATFSAPDLKPRSRQVTDGLGATVSRGMLRAVGMGDADWDKPQIGIASSWNEITPCNLSLDRLARAAKEGVHAGGGYPLQFGTISVSDGISMGHDGMHYSLVSRDLIADSVETVMSAERLDGSVLLAGCDKSLPGMLMAAARLDLASVFVYAGTIMPGRVSLSTGEEKDVTIIDGFEAVGACARGLMSREDVDRIERSICPGEGACGGYYTANTMASVAEAIGMSIPGSATPPSADRRRDADSRAAGEAVVGMLRRGHTSHDIMTKAAFENAIAVVQAFCGSTNAVLHLLAIAHEADVDLTLDDFARIGAEVPHLADLKPYGRYVMNDVDHVGGIQVVMKTLLDEGLLDGDCLTVTGRTIGENLEVLAPRPADGTVLRTAAAPIAPTGGITILRGSMAPEGAVVKSAGFESDVFEGTARVFEREQQALDALNDGTITHGDVVVIRYEGPKGGPGMREMLAITGAIKGAGLGKDVLLMTDGRFSGGTTGLCVGHIAPEAVDGGPIAFVRDGDGIRLDVGSGALELLVDEAELASRREGWEPLPPKFTKGVLGKYVKLVQSASTGAILGD; encoded by the coding sequence ATGACCGCCGACGACGCCTCAGCCCCTGCAGCCGACGCCACTTTCTCGGCCCCGGACCTCAAGCCCCGCAGCCGTCAGGTGACCGACGGCCTGGGCGCGACCGTCTCGCGCGGGATGCTGCGCGCGGTCGGCATGGGGGATGCGGACTGGGACAAGCCGCAGATCGGGATCGCGAGCTCCTGGAACGAGATCACGCCGTGCAACCTCTCGCTGGACCGGCTCGCCCGGGCGGCGAAGGAGGGCGTGCACGCCGGCGGCGGCTACCCGCTGCAGTTCGGCACGATCTCGGTCTCCGACGGCATCTCCATGGGGCACGACGGCATGCACTACTCGCTCGTCTCCCGCGATCTGATCGCCGACAGCGTCGAGACCGTGATGAGCGCCGAGCGACTCGACGGCTCCGTGCTGCTGGCCGGCTGCGACAAGTCCCTGCCGGGCATGCTCATGGCCGCCGCCCGGCTCGATCTGGCCTCGGTCTTCGTCTACGCGGGCACGATCATGCCCGGCCGCGTCTCCCTCTCCACCGGCGAGGAGAAGGACGTGACGATCATCGACGGCTTCGAGGCGGTCGGCGCCTGCGCCCGCGGGCTCATGAGCCGTGAGGACGTGGACCGCATCGAGCGCTCCATCTGCCCCGGCGAGGGGGCCTGCGGCGGCTACTACACCGCGAACACCATGGCGAGCGTCGCCGAGGCGATCGGGATGTCGATCCCGGGCTCGGCCACTCCCCCGTCGGCCGACCGCCGCCGCGACGCCGACTCCCGTGCGGCGGGCGAGGCCGTGGTGGGGATGCTGCGCCGCGGGCACACCTCCCACGACATCATGACCAAGGCGGCGTTCGAGAACGCGATCGCGGTGGTCCAGGCCTTCTGCGGCTCCACCAACGCGGTGCTGCACCTGCTGGCGATCGCCCATGAGGCGGACGTGGACCTGACCCTGGACGACTTCGCCCGCATCGGGGCGGAGGTGCCGCACCTCGCGGACCTGAAGCCCTACGGCCGCTACGTCATGAACGACGTCGACCACGTCGGCGGCATCCAGGTGGTCATGAAGACCCTGCTGGACGAGGGCCTGCTGGACGGCGACTGCCTGACCGTCACCGGACGCACGATCGGCGAGAACCTCGAGGTGCTCGCGCCGCGCCCGGCCGACGGGACCGTGCTGCGCACGGCGGCGGCGCCGATCGCCCCCACCGGCGGCATCACGATCCTGCGCGGCTCGATGGCCCCCGAGGGCGCGGTGGTGAAGTCGGCCGGCTTCGAGTCCGACGTCTTCGAGGGCACCGCTCGGGTCTTCGAGCGGGAGCAGCAGGCGCTGGACGCCCTGAACGACGGCACGATCACCCATGGCGACGTGGTGGTGATCCGCTACGAGGGCCCCAAGGGCGGCCCGGGCATGCGCGAGATGCTCGCCATCACCGGCGCGATCAAGGGTGCGGGCCTGGGTAAGGACGTGCTGCTGATGACCGACGGCCGATTCTCCGGCGGCACCACCGGCCTGTGCGTCGGGCACATCGCGCCCGAGGCGGTGGACGGAGGCCCGATCGCCTTCGTGCGCGACGGGGACGGGATCCGCCTGGACGTCGGCTCCGGCGCGCTCGAGCTGCTGGTGGACGAGGCGGAGCTGGCCTCCCGGCGCGAGGGCTGGGAGCCGCTGCCGCCGAAGTTCACCAAGGGCGTCCTGGGCAAGTACGTCAAGCTCGTGCAGTCCGCGTCGACCGGGGCGATCCTCGGCGACTGA
- a CDS encoding class I SAM-dependent methyltransferase → MTFSAYSARAQEYADLLGSMEAMSPTDERTILDWAGTVRGPLLDAGCGPGHWTAHLAARGHDARGMDPVPEFVEIAQRAHPGIPYSLGTFADLAQRPGSWGGILAWYSLIHLEPSAVPETLATLHDALAPGGALLMGFFDGPRQEAFDHAVAPAQHWPLDLISELVEQAGFEVLDSQRRQDPGSRPHGAISARRR, encoded by the coding sequence ATGACATTCTCCGCCTACTCCGCCCGGGCCCAGGAGTACGCGGACCTGCTGGGGAGCATGGAGGCGATGTCCCCGACGGACGAGCGGACGATCCTGGACTGGGCGGGCACGGTGCGGGGTCCGCTGCTGGATGCCGGCTGCGGGCCGGGCCACTGGACGGCGCACCTCGCCGCCCGGGGCCACGACGCCCGCGGCATGGATCCGGTGCCCGAGTTCGTCGAGATCGCCCAGCGCGCCCACCCGGGCATCCCGTACTCGCTCGGCACCTTCGCGGACCTCGCACAGCGGCCCGGGAGCTGGGGAGGGATCCTCGCCTGGTACTCGCTGATCCACCTGGAGCCGTCCGCGGTGCCCGAAACCCTCGCGACCCTCCATGACGCGCTCGCCCCGGGCGGTGCGCTCCTGATGGGCTTCTTCGACGGTCCGCGCCAGGAGGCCTTCGACCACGCCGTCGCCCCGGCCCAGCACTGGCCGCTCGATCTGATCTCCGAGCTCGTGGAGCAGGCCGGGTTCGAGGTACTCGACAGCCAGCGGCGCCAGGACCCCGGATCGCGCCCGCACGGAGCGATCAGCGCCCGACGCCGCTGA
- a CDS encoding DUF6463 family protein, with protein MTTAPLSPTSAALRLTRAAGATILVICLLHTLVLSVHPYWADWLAGPFRDSEVGADEAAQFWGLPGGFVAPGALLGLMVLREGRLGRTVPAVVGIVLALWASACFWVVGPSGFLLVLVPAGMLIAARLSRRGSPRSTRTARA; from the coding sequence ATGACCACAGCACCCCTGTCCCCGACCTCCGCCGCTCTCCGGCTGACCCGCGCCGCCGGAGCGACGATCCTCGTGATCTGCCTCCTGCACACGCTCGTCCTCTCCGTCCACCCCTACTGGGCCGACTGGCTCGCAGGGCCCTTCCGCGACAGCGAGGTGGGTGCCGACGAGGCTGCCCAGTTCTGGGGCCTGCCCGGCGGGTTCGTCGCGCCCGGCGCCCTCCTGGGGCTGATGGTCCTCCGTGAGGGCCGTCTCGGGCGCACCGTCCCCGCCGTCGTCGGCATCGTGCTCGCGCTGTGGGCGAGCGCCTGCTTCTGGGTGGTGGGTCCGAGCGGCTTCCTGCTCGTGCTGGTGCCCGCCGGGATGCTGATCGCTGCGCGCCTCAGTCGCCGAGGATCGCCCCGGTCGACGCGGACTGCACGAGCTTGA
- a CDS encoding FadR/GntR family transcriptional regulator produces the protein MADLTNHDEVRPQRARGAEAAWTPVSRSSTHQLVIDAIEERIMTGTLTVGDLLPPERELASRLQVSRAAVREAIRVLEAHGVLRSEVGSGRGAGTFVASLPSAALAQFLRLHVALSNFRIAEVLETRTLLEHASAALAAERADAQDRAELERLLAVMDDPAVSREAFNDADTAFHVAIARAGGNALFSDLTEAIRASLRAPILEALTEVADWEDVVAALRTQHHEIHRAITEGRAEDAAALSSEHIRTAMALLPDLSTD, from the coding sequence ATGGCCGACCTGACGAACCACGATGAGGTCCGACCGCAGCGGGCGCGAGGCGCCGAGGCGGCCTGGACGCCCGTCTCCCGCAGCAGCACCCACCAGCTGGTGATCGACGCGATCGAGGAGCGGATCATGACCGGCACCCTGACCGTCGGCGACCTCCTGCCGCCGGAGCGCGAGCTCGCCTCCCGGCTCCAGGTGAGCCGAGCCGCGGTGCGCGAGGCGATCCGGGTGCTCGAGGCCCACGGCGTGCTGCGCTCCGAGGTCGGGTCCGGGCGCGGTGCCGGCACCTTCGTGGCCTCGCTGCCCAGCGCCGCCCTGGCGCAGTTCCTCCGTCTGCACGTGGCGCTGTCGAACTTCCGCATCGCCGAGGTGCTCGAGACGCGGACGCTGCTGGAGCACGCCAGCGCCGCGCTCGCCGCCGAGCGGGCCGACGCCCAGGACCGCGCCGAGCTCGAGCGGCTCCTGGCCGTGATGGACGATCCCGCGGTGAGCCGGGAGGCCTTCAACGACGCCGACACCGCCTTCCACGTCGCGATCGCGCGAGCGGGCGGCAATGCGCTGTTCTCCGACCTCACGGAGGCGATCCGCGCCTCCCTGAGGGCCCCGATCCTCGAGGCCCTCACCGAGGTCGCGGACTGGGAGGACGTCGTCGCCGCCCTCCGCACGCAGCACCACGAGATCCATCGGGCGATCACCGAGGGCCGCGCGGAGGATGCCGCGGCGCTGAGCTCCGAGCACATCCGCACCGCCATGGCGCTGCTGCCCGACCTCTCGACGGACTGA
- a CDS encoding sensor histidine kinase, with protein sequence MTTVRALSPSSAPAADVLQPDESWSVGRWAARIGRFLAYSFLALLLGTVGFSLVIGLLSAGASTVVVWIGLPILVAAVLVAHGFAKAERGVQSALLGTDLPSPAPVRPPEGAGGIRRMLTPLTDPQNWLDSLWVLVNFVLVLVTFPLALAWTVGAIGTIGGPLSTLILEQVLPGDGRHGLGELVGVPEPYTLPADLLLQFLAGLLFLITLGPVVRGLTLLHQGVARGLLSSRHQEQQRLHRTEQSRAAGRSAESTALRRLERDLHDGPQQRLVRASMDLARIESLADRNPERARAVLRETREQLGQTLDDLRRLSRGIAPPVLVDRGLHAALTELAAISPIPTTVECPELELPEHVEIGIYYVVSESLTNAAKHSGAGSVNVEVARIGDDARVRIEDDGRGGAEMRTGGGLAGLAGRVASLEGRLTVASPPAHGTRIEAVIPCAS encoded by the coding sequence ATGACCACCGTGAGAGCTCTCAGCCCCTCCTCCGCCCCCGCTGCCGACGTGCTGCAACCCGACGAGTCGTGGAGCGTCGGCCGATGGGCCGCGCGCATCGGGCGCTTCCTCGCCTACTCCTTCCTCGCCCTGCTGCTGGGCACCGTCGGCTTCTCGCTCGTGATCGGCCTGCTCTCTGCCGGGGCCTCCACCGTCGTGGTGTGGATCGGGCTGCCGATACTGGTCGCCGCGGTGCTCGTCGCGCACGGATTCGCGAAGGCCGAGCGCGGGGTGCAGTCCGCCCTGCTGGGCACCGACCTCCCCTCCCCCGCACCGGTGCGGCCGCCGGAGGGCGCCGGGGGGATCCGCCGGATGCTCACCCCGCTCACCGACCCGCAGAACTGGCTGGACTCGCTGTGGGTGCTGGTCAACTTCGTGCTTGTCCTGGTGACCTTCCCGCTCGCCCTCGCCTGGACCGTCGGCGCGATCGGCACCATCGGCGGACCCCTCAGCACCCTGATCCTCGAGCAGGTCCTCCCCGGCGACGGGCGCCATGGGCTCGGGGAGCTCGTGGGCGTCCCGGAGCCCTACACGCTCCCGGCCGATCTCCTGCTGCAGTTCCTCGCCGGCCTGCTCTTCCTGATCACCCTGGGCCCGGTGGTCCGCGGACTCACCCTCCTGCACCAGGGCGTGGCGCGCGGCCTGCTGAGCTCGCGCCACCAGGAGCAGCAGCGCCTCCACCGCACCGAGCAGTCCCGGGCCGCCGGCCGCAGCGCGGAGTCCACGGCCCTGCGCCGCCTGGAGCGCGACCTCCACGACGGACCGCAGCAGCGCCTGGTGCGCGCCTCGATGGACCTCGCCCGGATCGAGTCGCTGGCCGACCGGAATCCGGAGCGAGCACGGGCCGTGCTGCGTGAGACGCGCGAGCAGCTGGGGCAGACCCTCGACGACCTGCGCCGACTCTCCCGCGGCATCGCCCCGCCGGTGCTGGTGGACCGCGGCCTGCACGCCGCGCTCACCGAGCTCGCCGCGATCTCCCCGATCCCGACCACCGTCGAGTGCCCGGAGCTCGAGCTGCCCGAGCATGTGGAGATCGGCATCTACTACGTGGTCTCCGAGTCGCTCACCAACGCCGCGAAGCACTCCGGTGCCGGGTCGGTGAATGTGGAGGTGGCCCGGATCGGGGATGATGCTCGGGTGAGGATCGAGGACGACGGGCGCGGCGGCGCCGAGATGCGCACCGGGGGCGGGCTGGCCGGACTGGCCGGCCGGGTGGCCTCCCTGGAGGGACGGCTCACGGTCGCCTCGCCGCCCGCCCACGGAACCCGGATCGAGGCGGTGATCCCGTGCGCGTCCTGA
- a CDS encoding TetR/AcrR family transcriptional regulator, giving the protein MVEQSSQDESASGRPATPRAQARERTMARIVELGNAQLAECGAAELSVREIARGLGMVSSAVYRYVSSRDELLTLLIVDAYGDLADEVDAALATVDGEDPRTRFRALAVAMIRWAIAHPERWTLLYGTPVSGYDAPAETTNADGTRVIARVLEIAAASAGDPRRDLEISSEVAALLDSHLAQFSVDAGAEAGVRAVTAWSSLVGVISAHVFRQLGADAAAIGEQILATQVELLAELLTGD; this is encoded by the coding sequence ATGGTCGAGCAGAGCAGTCAGGACGAGAGCGCGAGCGGTCGCCCCGCGACCCCGCGGGCGCAGGCCCGGGAGCGCACGATGGCCCGCATCGTGGAGCTCGGGAACGCCCAGCTGGCCGAGTGCGGAGCGGCGGAGCTGAGCGTTCGGGAGATCGCACGGGGCCTCGGCATGGTCTCCTCCGCCGTCTATCGCTACGTGAGCAGCCGCGACGAGCTGCTCACCCTGCTGATCGTCGACGCCTACGGTGACCTCGCCGACGAGGTCGACGCCGCGCTCGCGACGGTGGACGGAGAGGACCCGCGCACACGCTTCCGCGCGCTCGCCGTGGCGATGATCCGCTGGGCGATTGCGCACCCCGAGCGCTGGACCCTGCTCTACGGCACCCCCGTGAGCGGCTACGACGCCCCGGCGGAGACCACCAACGCCGACGGCACGCGCGTCATCGCCCGCGTGCTGGAGATCGCGGCGGCATCAGCGGGCGACCCGCGTCGCGACCTGGAGATCTCCTCGGAGGTCGCGGCGCTCCTGGACAGCCACCTCGCCCAGTTCTCCGTCGACGCGGGGGCGGAGGCCGGGGTGCGGGCGGTGACTGCCTGGAGCAGCCTCGTCGGCGTCATCAGCGCCCACGTGTTCCGTCAGCTGGGAGCCGATGCGGCCGCCATCGGCGAGCAGATCCTGGCCACCCAGGTCGAGCTGCTCGCCGAGCTCCTCACCGGGGACTGA
- a CDS encoding NAD-dependent epimerase/dehydratase family protein, whose protein sequence is MHHLVIGEGQIGRALIERARADGDRVTILRRSEVAPSPGIDRVAGDVLDPTALAAALTGVDAVHAVFHAAYDARIWRRDLPPRELAVLDAAVERGIPALFPESMYGFQGEARNLVEGAGPTPLDAKGEARIALLEQRRRHAAQTISLVASDLVGPTAVGTGAAVASAMIIERIAAGRRPVVVAAADAPHTLTHLPDLAAAMLHAARHAERLAPSGDAVLHAPSAPARSQRELAALASSLLGQPDRRPLRIPILALRALSGVNTFARELSGISRIWSEPCVLQPGILTTQEGLEPTPWSQAVRSTVEQAEAARTGTRTTETSSSAPRLR, encoded by the coding sequence ATGCATCATCTCGTCATCGGTGAAGGTCAGATCGGCCGTGCGCTCATCGAGCGCGCTCGGGCGGACGGCGACCGCGTCACCATCCTGCGGCGCAGCGAGGTCGCCCCCTCCCCGGGCATCGACCGCGTCGCCGGCGACGTGCTCGACCCGACCGCGCTCGCCGCGGCCCTGACCGGGGTCGACGCGGTCCACGCCGTCTTCCATGCCGCCTACGACGCACGCATCTGGCGACGCGACCTGCCGCCTCGCGAGCTCGCCGTGCTCGACGCGGCCGTCGAGCGCGGGATCCCGGCCCTCTTCCCGGAGTCGATGTACGGCTTCCAGGGCGAGGCCCGGAACCTGGTCGAGGGCGCCGGACCGACGCCGCTGGACGCGAAGGGCGAGGCGCGCATCGCCCTGCTCGAGCAGCGCCGCCGCCACGCCGCGCAAACGATCAGCCTGGTCGCCTCGGACCTCGTGGGCCCGACGGCCGTGGGCACCGGCGCCGCGGTCGCCTCGGCGATGATCATCGAACGCATCGCCGCGGGGCGGCGCCCTGTCGTGGTCGCCGCTGCGGACGCCCCGCACACGCTCACCCATCTCCCCGACCTCGCCGCCGCCATGCTCCATGCGGCCCGGCACGCCGAGCGCCTCGCCCCGAGCGGGGACGCGGTGCTGCATGCCCCGTCGGCCCCTGCCCGCTCGCAGCGCGAGCTGGCCGCCCTCGCCTCGTCGCTCCTGGGACAGCCGGACCGTCGGCCGCTGCGGATCCCGATCCTCGCCCTGCGCGCGCTGTCCGGCGTGAACACCTTCGCCCGGGAGCTGTCCGGCATCTCGCGGATCTGGTCGGAGCCCTGCGTCCTGCAGCCGGGCATCCTCACCACTCAGGAGGGGCTGGAGCCCACGCCCTGGTCCCAGGCCGTGCGCTCCACCGTGGAGCAGGCCGAGGCGGCGCGGACCGGCACCCGCACGACCGAGACCTCCTCGAGCGCCCCGCGCCTCCGATGA
- a CDS encoding SRPBCC family protein has translation MDESTGPSTTRHLDVVIERPWREVYEVASDPRNLPRWAAGLAGGEVKREVTQWSMTSPMGRVLVSFVPENEYGVVDHTVTLPSGESVLNPMRVLALDETRCEVVFTLRRGSMSEQEFAEDAAAVSEDLATLKEICEQE, from the coding sequence ATGGACGAGAGCACCGGACCGAGCACCACCCGCCACCTCGACGTCGTCATCGAGCGCCCGTGGCGCGAGGTGTACGAGGTCGCGAGCGATCCGCGCAACCTGCCGCGCTGGGCCGCAGGGCTCGCCGGCGGCGAGGTGAAGCGCGAGGTGACGCAGTGGTCGATGACCTCGCCGATGGGTCGGGTGCTCGTCAGCTTCGTGCCGGAGAACGAGTACGGGGTCGTCGACCACACCGTGACCCTCCCCAGCGGCGAGTCCGTGCTGAACCCCATGCGGGTGCTGGCGCTGGACGAGACCCGCTGCGAGGTGGTCTTCACCCTGCGCCGGGGCTCGATGAGCGAGCAGGAGTTCGCGGAGGACGCCGCAGCGGTCTCGGAAGACCTCGCGACGCTCAAGGAGATCTGCGAGCAGGAATGA
- a CDS encoding response regulator transcription factor, whose translation MRVLIADDSALIREGLRLVLEDNDHEVAGTASTGTELVARALELRPDLIISDIRMPPSHTDEGLRAAQEIRARWPEAPIMLLSQYVVVGYATELIESGEHATGYLLKDRVFDIRSFLESIERVAAGGVAIDPDVVGQVISSRRRTPLDELTPREREVLELMGEGLTNAGISERLFISGGAVEKHTQRLFAKLGLSEDASVHRRVTAVLTLLGR comes from the coding sequence GTGCGCGTCCTGATCGCCGACGACTCCGCACTGATCCGCGAGGGCCTGCGCCTGGTGCTCGAGGACAACGACCATGAGGTCGCGGGCACCGCGTCGACCGGCACCGAGCTGGTGGCGAGGGCGCTCGAGCTGCGGCCGGACCTGATCATCTCCGACATCCGCATGCCTCCCAGCCACACCGACGAGGGGCTTCGCGCCGCGCAGGAGATCCGCGCCCGATGGCCCGAGGCGCCGATCATGCTGCTCAGCCAGTACGTGGTGGTCGGCTATGCGACCGAGCTCATCGAGTCCGGGGAGCACGCCACCGGCTACCTGCTCAAGGACCGCGTGTTCGACATCCGCTCCTTCCTGGAGTCGATCGAGCGCGTGGCCGCCGGCGGGGTCGCGATCGATCCGGATGTGGTGGGGCAGGTCATCTCCTCGAGGCGCCGCACCCCGCTGGACGAGCTCACCCCGCGTGAGCGCGAGGTGCTCGAGCTGATGGGCGAGGGGCTCACGAACGCCGGCATCTCCGAGCGGCTGTTCATCAGCGGCGGCGCGGTGGAGAAGCACACGCAGCGGCTGTTCGCGAAGCTCGGGCTCAGCGAGGATGCGAGCGTGCACCGCCGGGTGACGGCGGTGCTGACGCTGCTGGGTCGGTGA